The window GCGAGCAAGGATCAAGAAATCACATTTTGCATCCATCCTTGTATTACACATCCATTGCAGCTTCCACCTACCCTGGAGTCACAATAGCCGAACAAGGAGATTGGGAGGCATGCGTTAGAGGCTCTTCTGCTGTTGTCAACTTGGCCGGCATGCCCATAAGCACAAGATGGTCACCAGAGGTACGCTCTGCTTTGGTTGGTTCTTCCATCCGCACTAGATATCTTCGCTACGGGTCGATGCATTTCTCTCCCTACAGTCGTGCCGGCTTCTCTTTTGCAGGTTAAACAGGAAATTAAGCGGAGTCGGGTCAATGTTACATCAAAGGTACGTATACCTACAATTCATCAATTTAAAACATGTGCTAGCTGCTGCTTCGTCTGGTCTGGATTATTGGCTCAGCTAGCTATTCGATTAGTATAACTTACCTAGCTAGGTtcctaattaattttgattgctGAAGGTGGTGAAATACATAAACCATGCTGGAAATGCTGATGCTCAACCCTCAGTGTTTGTGAGTGCGACAGCCATTGGCTACTATGGTACATAATTCATGAACTAGTCTCCTGATCTTGCTGAGCTAGCATCCACCGGTTTAATCTGTAGTTGAAAGTCGAAACAGGAACACATGCACTGATCAATTTCGATCTACTGCATGCATGTATGCTGTAGGTACCAGCGAAATCCATAGCTTTGATGAATCAAGTCCATCCGGCAATGACTACCTAGCAGAGGTTAGGTTCATCAGTTGCAGCTTGCACTGCCTGCTTTCGAACACTACTCGAGCAGTCCAGCACCGTCacgtttttccaaaaaaaaaaaagatcattgCTCACCATTCACGATGCATCGATCATTTTCCATCTCCATGCATCTTACAACAATCTGGGCCATGCCCGACAACATGGGTAAAAAGCGCAGGTGTGCAGGGAATGGGAGGCCACAGCACGTCAAGTAAACCAGCAGGATGTTAGACTTGTGCTTCTCCGGATTGGGGTTGTTCTTGGCAAGGACGGTGGTGCTCTAGGTCGGTGGATTTCATtcatttcattttattttgatcatTTGTCTTCTCTTTTCTTCCCCACACCCCCGCGCCCTTGTTCAAGGATCCTTCCGATTTTGAGCCACATTGTTCACCTAACTCATCCGTCCATCTGCAGCAAAGATGATCCCTCTTTTTATGATGTTTGCCGGTGGTCCTCTTGGTACGGGACGCCAATGGTTATTTCTCTTTCACTTCTATTATATATATGTTGGCATCCTAGTTAAATCCTCTTGAGCGTTAGTTATTCAAATTTGGCATATTAATTGTATCTCTGTGTCTGTGTTGTACTCCCTACTATATCTATTGACTTAATGTCATATATCTTCACTAAATTTGTCGCCAGGTTTTCTTGGATTCATATAGACGACCTGGTGAACCTCATCTACGAATCTCTAATTAACCCTTCGTACAAAGGTGATCTCACTTCCACTACTGCACATTCTTTGATCTCCTTGTTTTACATGAATTCAATTGCACATTGGATCAACTCCAGTAGTATATTGGTGATATGATTTGCCATGCTAGAAGCCATGCATGCACCCTATTGCACCATGAAAACAGCTTTATTTATTGGATGAATAGCTATTTTCATTTAGGCTACTCCTAGTGACACATTACATGACACGAACATTAGTTTGTTGACATGGTGTTGACGCCTttttagggccaacacacgaatgtGCTAGATCGCGTAGCGCGAGGAGaagctccttgcagcacctcttGCGAAGATCCgtcgaacgctcgcccgggagggacccgtcaGGGCATGCGCACGACGttttgccctaggctcggcaggccagctagggcgccCCCTCACGCCATAGAGACGAGAGACGAACAGCAcatagggttggaaaagattaGGGCAAAAAgagtaaaaaagataaaaacgtttgatagattcgattggatACTCTCAAtcagccgtgaccctttatatttatagggtggggtggacttatcccgcaaggaatC is drawn from Panicum virgatum strain AP13 chromosome 1N, P.virgatum_v5, whole genome shotgun sequence and contains these coding sequences:
- the LOC120657744 gene encoding epimerase family protein SDR39U1 homolog, chloroplastic-like isoform X1, whose amino-acid sequence is MGFPTPFLQLKPKLIALEPPVGGYPRSRRHMRRLRCALNSENPPMTVSITGATGFIGRRLVQKLLLDDHKVFVLTRSATKAASVFPASTYPGVTIAEQGDWEACVRGSSAVVNLAGMPISTRWSPEVKQEIKRSRVNVTSKVVKYINHAGNADAQPSVFVSATAIGYYGTSEIHSFDESSPSGNDYLAEVCREWEATARQVNQQDVRLVLLRIGVVLGKDGGALAKMIPLFMMFAGGPLGTGRQWFSWIHIDDLVNLIYESLINPSYKGVINGTAPNPVRLSELCQQLGRVVGRPSWLPVPEFALKAVLGEGASVVLEGQKVLPVKAKDLGFSYRYPYVEDALKAIAQDIPTRLTTRK
- the LOC120657744 gene encoding epimerase family protein SDR39U1 homolog, chloroplastic-like isoform X2, which translates into the protein MGFPTPFLQLKPKLIALEPPVGGYPRSRRHMRRLRCALNSENPPMTVSITGATGFIGRRLVQKLLLDDHKVFVLTRSATKAASVFPASTYPGVTIAEQGDWEACVRGSSAVVNLAGMPISTRWSPEVKQEIKRSRVNVTSKVVKYINHAGNADAQPSVFVSATAIGYYGTSEIHSFDESSPSGNDYLAEVCREWEATARQVNQQDVRLVLLRIGVVLGKDGGALAKMIPLFMMFAGGPLGTGRQWFSWIHIDDLVNLIYESLINPSYKGVGRTKGSPGEGQGSGLLLQIPLCGRRSQGHCPRHTNSSDYKKVARAFATTYMH